CGGATTGTGTCACAAAGCTTTAAAACAGCCGATCATTGCTTTAAATGCTTTTCAGAAATCATTAAGAGAAGATCCTCAGTTTTATCTTGCGATGATGGAGCAGTCTTATCTTTATGAAGAAATGGGCGGAATGCCTGAAGCTTTACATTTTGCAAGAGAAGCGACATTGTTAAATGACAGCAACCTGGATTATCAGAAAAGACTGGCGTTTTTGTTCATCGATTCCGGTAAATTTGAAGAAAGCCTTTCTTGTTTGAAAAAACTGGTAGATGCTGAACCTTCAAGGTTTTACAATTGGTATGCCTATTCTGAAGTTTTGATGTTGGTGGGTGAATATGAAGAAGCTGTTACAGTTTTAAATTTGGCCTTGAAGCATCATTACAGAGCAGAGTTGTTTTATCAGTTGAGTAACTGTAATTTTATTCTAAATAATAAAGAAGAAGGTATTGAATCTTTGGAAAAGGCTTTGGAGCTAGATCCTTCATTGATTACAGATATGCAGAAAAAATATCCGTATATCAAAGACGAGGTGAAGAAAGCTAAAGCAAAGGTTAAAAAGAAGAATTTATAAGCTTGATGTTGGGCGATGGAAGTTAGAAGTTTTCAATCTTCTTGAAATCAATTTTCAACATTTAATTAAAATAAGAAAATCCTGCAGTGATGCGGGATTTTTTTGAATCTTCTTTCTTTGCTGAGTGAAACGTCTTTGCGAACGAAAAATATTTTCAATAGCAAAAAAAACTTTGCGGACTTTGCGTTAAATTAATTTTAAAGATTAAATGAGCAATAGGAAAGTTATATCGGCTATTTTTTTACCGCTGTTTTGGCTCTTAAAAAGATTAAACCGGCAATAATGATACTTGTTCCAGCAAATTGCAAAGTCGTTAGTTTTTCACCGTCTAAAACGCCCCAAATAATAGCAACAATCGGCATCAGCAAAGTAACAGTTGATGCAAAAAGTGGAGTGGATACTTTTAATAATCGATAATTCATCATCATAGCCAATCCGGTTCCGAAAACAGAAAGTAAGCTTACAAACCCTAATCCGATCATATTTTCTTTGCTGAAAGTGAATTCAGAAACAAAACCCGTAGAAAGTAAAGCAATTACTGAAGGTAAAAACAAAACGAAAGAAAATACAAATGCCGATAAAATGGTAGATGAAACATCCATTAACTTTGATTTTACAGTCGTTGTACTCATTGCATAACACAATGTTGCCAAAAGAAGTAAAAGAATGGGAAATATTTTAAATTGAGTACTGTCGTCTCCCCCAAAAGCAAGCAGGCAAACTCCGGTAAAGCTTATAAAAACTCCGGTCATCTGTCTTCTTGTGGTTTCAAATTTCCAAACTAATGCGCCTACAATAATGACGAAAATCGGCATCATAGAATTGATGATTCCTGCGATGCTGCTGCTGATTTCTGTTTCGGCAATAGGAAATAAGAACATCGGGATAAAATTCCCTGTAAAAGCTGCTAAAATAAGCCATTTCAAATGTTTCTTTGGGAAAAGCTTGTACTTTGAAATAGCGACGGGCATTAAGATAATTCCGGCAATTAAAACTCTTAAAGCTCCTACCTGATAAGGGCTGAAATGTTCTAAGGATTTTTTAATTAAAATAAATGAAGAGCCCCAAATGACACTTAGTAAAATCAGAAGAAGCCATTTTTCTTTATCTGCGTTCATTGTTTTGGTGTAAAATTTTTAAAAAATCTTCTTTAGGAATCATTCTCGCACCCAGACTTTCCAGATGTTCGGTGTGAGATTGGCAGTCAATCAGTTCAAAATCGTCTTGGTGGGTTTCTATAAAATGAATAAATCCTGCTTTGGAAGCATTGCTCACCTTTGCAAACATACTTTCACCACAAAAAACTTTCCCGATTTGTATGCCGTAAAGCCCGCCAACGAGCTCATTATTTTGCCAAACTTCTACGCTTCGGGCAAACCCATAACGGTGAAGGGTGTTAAAAGTTTCCATCAGTTCATCAGAAAGCCAGGTTCCTTCCTGTCCTTTACGGTTGATTTCGCGACAGTTTTTTATCACTTCTCTGAAGTTCTTGTTTTCGGTAATGGTAAAAACTTTTTTATCTAAAATTTTTCTCATCGATTTCGAAACTTTCAACTCTTCAGGAAAAAGCACAAATCTGGGATCAGGGCACCACCAAAGAATTTCCTCACCGGGATTAAACCAAGGGAAAATACCATTCTGATAAGCAAACCAGATTCTTTCTACAGATAGATCACCACCGAAAGCGATGATGCCTTCGTGACCGTCATACTGTGCAGGATCGGGAAATGATATTTCGTTTTCGTCTAATCGAACCATTATGAGAAAAAAAATCCCACTTTTCAAAAAGCAGGATTAGTATTTGATTTTATTTCTGATTAAAAAGGTAAATCATCATCATCGTCACCAGCAAAAGGGTTGTCATTTGAAACCGGAGCTGCAGAATGAGACGGAGAAGCTTGGGTAGGTTCTGAACCATTATCCAAAACTTTTTCTACTCTCCATCCTGTAATAGAGTTGAAATACTTAGTTTCTCCTTGTGGCGAAACCCATTCTCTACCTCTGATGTTGATTCCT
Above is a genomic segment from Chryseobacterium mulctrae containing:
- a CDS encoding DMT family transporter, which encodes MNADKEKWLLLILLSVIWGSSFILIKKSLEHFSPYQVGALRVLIAGIILMPVAISKYKLFPKKHLKWLILAAFTGNFIPMFLFPIAETEISSSIAGIINSMMPIFVIIVGALVWKFETTRRQMTGVFISFTGVCLLAFGGDDSTQFKIFPILLLLLATLCYAMSTTTVKSKLMDVSSTILSAFVFSFVLFLPSVIALLSTGFVSEFTFSKENMIGLGFVSLLSVFGTGLAMMMNYRLLKVSTPLFASTVTLLMPIVAIIWGVLDGEKLTTLQFAGTSIIIAGLIFLRAKTAVKK
- the aat gene encoding leucyl/phenylalanyl-tRNA--protein transferase, giving the protein MVRLDENEISFPDPAQYDGHEGIIAFGGDLSVERIWFAYQNGIFPWFNPGEEILWWCPDPRFVLFPEELKVSKSMRKILDKKVFTITENKNFREVIKNCREINRKGQEGTWLSDELMETFNTLHRYGFARSVEVWQNNELVGGLYGIQIGKVFCGESMFAKVSNASKAGFIHFIETHQDDFELIDCQSHTEHLESLGARMIPKEDFLKILHQNNERR
- a CDS encoding DUF3127 domain-containing protein: MELQGTVKKITDVQTFASGFQKREMVILTQEQYPQPINIEFLQDKINLLDSLKEGENVKVGINIRGREWVSPQGETKYFNSITGWRVEKVLDNGSEPTQASPSHSAAPVSNDNPFAGDDDDDLPF